A DNA window from Zingiber officinale cultivar Zhangliang chromosome 3A, Zo_v1.1, whole genome shotgun sequence contains the following coding sequences:
- the LOC122051475 gene encoding phosphatidylinositol transfer protein 3-like, producing the protein MRNSHKEKDDEAIKEQKIKDLRAAIGPLSGRASMFCDDLCLARYLEARNWNVDKAKKMLQDTLKWRATYKPEEIRWHEIAREGETGKVYRADFHDRDGRTVLVLRPGKQNTSSQDNQLRHLVYLLENAIINLSEDQKQMIWLIDFTGWSLTNSVPIRTARETAHILQSHYPERLGAAYLYNPPRIFETFWKIVKYFLDPKTFQKVKFVYLKNEESVTLFTKNFEPEVLPEDYGGKSKTQYNYEEFSKLMMKDDIKAAAIWGLDDKHASLSGHRVAPEPEHCAAQAT; encoded by the exons ATGCGGAATTCGCATAAAGAGAAAGATGATGAGGCTATCAAAGAACAAAAG ATTAAAGATCTCCGTGCAGCAATTGGACCCTTGTCCGGGCGGGCTTCCATGTTCTGCGATGATTTATGTCTGGCGAGATACTTGGAAGCTAGGAACTGGAATGTTGATAAGGCGAAGAAAATGTTGCAAGATACACTCAAGTGGAGAGCAACTTACAAACCTGAAGAAATTCGTTGG CATGAAATTGCCAGAGAAGGTGAAACTGGGAAAGTGTATCGAGCAGATTTCCATGACCGAGATGGGCGAACTGTACTTGTACTGAGACCAGGGAAACAA AACACATCGTCGCAAGACAATCAACTCAGGCATCTGGTGTATCTCCTAGAGAATGCCATCATCAACTTATCCGAGGACCAAAAGCAAATGATTTGGTTAATAGACTTTACTGGATGGTCATTGACCAACTCAGTCCCTATTCGGACTGCTCGAGAAACAGCACACATTTTGCAGAGCCACTACCCTGAGAGGCTCGGAGCTGCTTACTTGTATAACCCTCCTAGGATTTTCGAAACATTTTGGAAG ATAGTCAAATATTTCTTGGACCCCAAAACATTTCAGAAAGTGAAGTTTGTGTACCTAAAGAACGAGGAAAGTGTGACACTCTTCACAAAGAACTTTGAACCCGAGGTGCTACCTGAAGATTACGGAGGAAAGAGTAAAACGCAATACAACTACGAGGAGTTCTCCAAGTTGATGATGAAGGATGACATTAAGGCTGCTGCGATTTGGGGATTGGATGATAAGCATGCCTCCTTGTCTGGTCATCGTGTTGCACCAGAACCTGAACATTGCGCCGCACAAGCAACTTGA
- the LOC122051477 gene encoding inositol-tetrakisphosphate 1-kinase 1-like isoform X1, whose product MRLNGEVSCIRHEEEEEEEAEERVPLTLLAPPPSQKLVVGYALTSKKVKSFLQPKLEGLARKKGIIFVAIDHCQPLGNQGPFDIVLHKLTGKEWQQLLEDYWEKHPEVTVLDPPAAIKHLRNRQSMLQDVADLNLSDCYGKVGIPRQLIITKDPSSIPDAVNKAGLSLPLVVKPLVADGSAKSHELSLAYDEVSLSKLDPPLVLQEFVNHGGVLFKVYIVGETIKVVRRFSLPDVNKCEPLNNTGVFQFPRVSCAAASADDAELDPGVAELPPRPLLENLCRELRHRLGLRLFNIDIIREHGTKGRFYVIDINYFPGYSKMSGYEHIFTDFLLSLVQSKLKR is encoded by the exons ATGAGGTTGAACGGAGAAGTCTCGTGCATCCGacatgaggaggaggaggaggaggaagccgAAGAGAGGGTTCCCCTTACGTTGCTCGCGCCTCCGCCGTCGCAGAAGCTTGTCGTGGGGTACGCTCTGACGTCGAAGAAGGTCAAGAGTTTTTTGCAGCCTAAGCTGGAAGGATTGGCGAG GAAGAAGGGAATTATATTTGTTGCCATTGACCACTGCCAACCACTTGGAAATCAAGGTCCTTTTGACATTGTTCTCCACAAG TTGACTGGAAAAGAGTGGCAACAACTCCTAGAG GATTACTGGGAAAAACATCCAGAGGTTACTGTACTTGATCCACCAGCTGCAATAAAACATTTGCGTAATCGCCAATCGATGCTCCAGGATGTGGCTGATCTGAATCTGTCGGATTGCTATG GCAAAGTTGGCATTCCTAGGCAACTTATCATCACAAAAGATCCTTCATCAATTCCAGATGCTGTTAACAAGGCTGGGCTAAGTCTACCATTAG TTGTCAAACCTTTAGTAGCCGATGGAAGTGCAAAATCACATGAACTATCACTTGCCTATGACGAAGTTTCCTTGTCAAAACTTGACCCTCCTTTGGTTCTCCAAGAATTTGTTAACCATG GTGGGGTCCTCTTTAAGGTCTATATCGTTGGGGAGACAATAAAGGTCGTTCGTCGGTTTTCCCTTCCTGATGTTAATAAGTGTGAACCATTAAACAACACTGGTGTCTTTCAGTTTCCAAGAGTTTCTTGTGCTGCTGCATCTGCAGATGACGCAGAATTGGACCCTGGTGTTGCTG AACTTCCTCCAAGACCTTTGCTTGAGAACCTATGTAGGGAGCTCCGTCATAGACTG GGTCTTCGATTATTCAATATAGATATAATTAGAGAGCATGGAACTAAAGGCCGATTTTATGTCATTGATATCAATTATTTTCCTG GCTATAGTAAAATGTCTGGCTATGAACACATATTCACTGATTTCCTCCTCAGCCTGGTACAAAGCAAGCTCAAAAGGTGA
- the LOC122050274 gene encoding wall-associated receptor kinase-like 14 has product MPSLFAVLLFFFGLLGLSSAEGCNQSCGSYTAPYPFGFSDGCSIRLNCSDSAASPFLIGEFAGRNLTQDAIWVDVPRSCSRSVSAAGSLIGPNFALTNRTALLLRNCTRWDSGGSCRAESVLIDDSCGRYENTTCFLNATHDIMKDVNASSCGVFFVSGVTYGSPVMSVEFNTAELAWWLPGPCLCSPDASIESVRVQGPSSSACRCRCREGFQGDGFVEGKGCQRVSNSNQKCNPTKFVTGDCGGSTGKYRTLVGGIAGASTTAALVLVCCWLRRRTSLTRKHESMRRLFSEASRTVPLYSYKDIEKATDGFSPDRILGTGAYGTVYSGYLGSTGRQVAVKRIKNRDGDTVEQVMNEIKLLSSVSHPNLVILLGCCVEQSHEGLILVYEYMACGTLAQHLQRERGSPLPWTVRLDIAVDTAKAIAYLHSAVRPPIFHRDIKSSNILLDSAFHSKVADFGLSRMGLADSATFHSHISTAPQGTPGYVDPQYHQNCHLSDKSDVYSFGVVLMEIITGMKAVDLGRPQSEVNLAALAVDRIRRGRVDEILDPFLEPHRDAWTLASVHKVAELAFRCLAFHRDMRPSMTEVVDELEQIKLSGWAPTEDLTFLSTASSFCSSPASSMAERTSQASCKTRRLVLVKSMVDEVNVESPMSVQDPWLSEQGSPSAHSLLGNVVH; this is encoded by the exons ATGCCTAGCTTGTTCGCcgtcctcctcttcttcttcgggCTCTTGGGCTTATCCTCCGCTGAAGGTTGCAACCAATCCTGTGGCAGCTACACAGCCCCCTACCCTTTCGGCTTCTCTGACGGATGCTCGATTCGCTTGAACTGCTCTGATTCCGCGGCTTCCCCCTTCCTCATCGGTGAATTCGCCGGTCGCAACCTTACCCAGGATGCTATCTGGGTCGACGTACCGCGTTCCTGCAGCCGCTCCGTGTCGGCCGCCGGGAGCCTGATAGGCCCAAACTTCGCCTTGACCAACCGGACCGCTCTCCTGCTTCGCAACTGCACGCGGTGGGACTCGGGGGGAAGCTGCCGCGCTGAGTCCGTGCTCATCGACGATTCATGCGGCAGGTACGAAAACACCACCTGCTTCCTCAACGCCACCCACGACATCATGAAGGATGTCAACGCCTCCAGCTGCGGCGTGTTCTTCGTCTCCGGGGTCACATACGGATCGCCGGTGATGTCGGTCGAGTTCAACACGGCGGAGCTGGCGTGGTGGCTGCCGGGGCCTTGCCTCTGCTCACCGGACGCGAGTATCGAGTCGGTACGGGTTCAGGGGCCCAGCTCGTCGGCCTGCCGGTGCAGGTGCCGTGAGGGATTTCAAGGGGACGGGTTTGTCGAAGGCAAAGGTTGTCAACGAG TGTCCAATTCCAATCAAAAGTGCAATCCTACAAAGTTTGTGACAGGGGACTGTGGTGGATCTACCGGCAAATATCGCACTCTTGTTGGTG GAATTGCTGGAGCTTCCACGACGGCGGCTCTTGTCCTCGTCTGCTGCTGGCTCCGGCGGCGCACTTCCCTGACGCGGAAGCACGAGAGCATGCGCCGCCTCTTCTCGGAGGCTTCCCGCACCGTCCCGCTTTACTCCTACAAGGACATAGAGAAGGCCACCGACGGCTTCTCCCCTGACCGCATCCTCGGCACCGGCGCCTACGGCACCGTTTACTCCGGCTATCTCGGCAGCACTGGACGCCAGGTCGCCGTCAAGCGCATCAAGAACCGAGACGGCGACACCGTTGAGCAGGTCATGAACGAGATCAAGCTGCTGTCATCGGTGAGCCACCCCAACCTGGTTATCCTCCTCGGCTGCTGCGTGGAGCAGAGTCACGAGGGGCTCATCCTGGTGTACGAGTACATGGCCTGCGGCACGCTGGCGCAGCACCTGCAGCGCGAGCGCGGTTCCCCCCTCCCCTGGACCGTCCGCCTTGACATCGCCGTCGACACCGCCAAGGCCATCGCCTACCTCCATTCCGCCGTCCGTCCCCCCATCTTCCACCGTGACATCAAGTCCAGCAACATCCTCCTCGACAGTGCTTTCCATTCCAAGGTCGCCGACTTCGGCCTCTCCCGCATGGGCCTCGCCGATTCCGCCACATTCCACTCCCACATCTCCACCGCACCGCAGGGGACGCCGGGCTACGTCGACCCGCAGTACCACCAGAACTGCCACCTCTCCGACAAGAGCGACGTCTACAGCTTCGGCGTCGTGCTCATGGAGATCATCACCGGGATGAAGGCCGTCGACTTGGGGCGGCCGCAGAGCGAGGTCAACCTGGCGGCGCTCGCCGTCGACCGCATCCGCCGCGGCCGTGTCGACGAAATCTTGGACCCGTTCCTGGAGCCGCACCGCGACGCATGGACGCTGGCCTCGGTGCACAAGGTGGCGGAACTGGCGTTCCGGTGCCTGGCCTTCCACCGGGACATGCGGCCGTCGATGACGGAGGTGGTGGACGAGCTGGAGCAGATCAAGCTCAGCGGGTGGGCCCCTACGGAGGACCTCACGTTCCTGTCGACGGCCTCGTCGTTCTGCTCTTCGCCAGCGAGCAGCATGGCGGAGAGGACGTCACAGGCGTCGTGCAAGACCCGGAGGCTGGTGCTTGTGAAGAGCATGGTCGACGAAGTCAACGTGGAGTCTCCGATGTCGGTGCAGGATCCGTGGTTGAGCGAACAAGGCTCGCCGTCGGCGCACAGCTTGTTGGGCAACGTAGTACATTAA
- the LOC122051477 gene encoding inositol-tetrakisphosphate 1-kinase 1-like isoform X2, with protein MRLNGEVSCIRHEEEEEEEAEERVPLTLLAPPPSQKLVVGYALTSKKVKSFLQPKLEGLARKKGIIFVAIDHCQPLGNQGPFDIVLHKLTGKEWQQLLEDYWEKHPEVTVLDPPAAIKHLRNRQSMLQDVADLNLSDCYGKVGIPRQLIITKDPSSIPDAVNKAGLSLPLVVKPLVADGSAKSHELSLAYDEVSLSKLDPPLVLQEFVNHGGVLFKVYIVGETIKFPRVSCAAASADDAELDPGVAELPPRPLLENLCRELRHRLGLRLFNIDIIREHGTKGRFYVIDINYFPGYSKMSGYEHIFTDFLLSLVQSKLKR; from the exons ATGAGGTTGAACGGAGAAGTCTCGTGCATCCGacatgaggaggaggaggaggaggaagccgAAGAGAGGGTTCCCCTTACGTTGCTCGCGCCTCCGCCGTCGCAGAAGCTTGTCGTGGGGTACGCTCTGACGTCGAAGAAGGTCAAGAGTTTTTTGCAGCCTAAGCTGGAAGGATTGGCGAG GAAGAAGGGAATTATATTTGTTGCCATTGACCACTGCCAACCACTTGGAAATCAAGGTCCTTTTGACATTGTTCTCCACAAG TTGACTGGAAAAGAGTGGCAACAACTCCTAGAG GATTACTGGGAAAAACATCCAGAGGTTACTGTACTTGATCCACCAGCTGCAATAAAACATTTGCGTAATCGCCAATCGATGCTCCAGGATGTGGCTGATCTGAATCTGTCGGATTGCTATG GCAAAGTTGGCATTCCTAGGCAACTTATCATCACAAAAGATCCTTCATCAATTCCAGATGCTGTTAACAAGGCTGGGCTAAGTCTACCATTAG TTGTCAAACCTTTAGTAGCCGATGGAAGTGCAAAATCACATGAACTATCACTTGCCTATGACGAAGTTTCCTTGTCAAAACTTGACCCTCCTTTGGTTCTCCAAGAATTTGTTAACCATG GTGGGGTCCTCTTTAAGGTCTATATCGTTGGGGAGACAATAAAG TTTCCAAGAGTTTCTTGTGCTGCTGCATCTGCAGATGACGCAGAATTGGACCCTGGTGTTGCTG AACTTCCTCCAAGACCTTTGCTTGAGAACCTATGTAGGGAGCTCCGTCATAGACTG GGTCTTCGATTATTCAATATAGATATAATTAGAGAGCATGGAACTAAAGGCCGATTTTATGTCATTGATATCAATTATTTTCCTG GCTATAGTAAAATGTCTGGCTATGAACACATATTCACTGATTTCCTCCTCAGCCTGGTACAAAGCAAGCTCAAAAGGTGA